Proteins encoded by one window of Aspergillus chevalieri M1 DNA, chromosome 6, nearly complete sequence:
- a CDS encoding threonine/serine exporter family protein (COG:S;~EggNog:ENOG410QDH4;~InterPro:IPR010619,IPR024528;~PFAM:PF06738,PF12821;~TransMembrane:9 (o525-543i550-567o573-590i602-622o642-666i686-705o711-728i765-785o821-842i)), translating to MSDREGSAGSLLTYRSQPSSEGSPRGGDDNIPREQGMPKQELRQDETQRQRHPEPEQGEPSSRPTPPSPKPEQQRTRTPSPQFQESYSPIQRSPRGQRVRFKSNAGFQQNPPRSPSTEDERTEAEKTKRNEQPHRPSTPFEHGSTDIADIPLSQRTTEAEEPQQKESVEKKAEHEIESEAEEAEQSFKDRAKATYDAMKRKTLKFLAMLGREEHGGDDLSPGVYHADWGGGGDVPVSDVTDDKHKSHEEKKKQHANVNSEAHRLVRELNQDQSAHRRNARGKPYPHQGSEIQDTGSGIESGLRYRSGGGGVLSQLMKLNNPQQDGGRPAGRSSSEASTPVASGTTTPRKDRPKWYKKQQNLSTTTLGSQARSGASTPVGSESLSAASKRQSKQPDHKRLEDEIRVTIHIAEIIARQRYIMQLCRALMKFGAPTHRLEEYMQMTAKVLEVDSQYLYLPGCMIMSFDDPSTRTTEVKLVRVAQGIDLGQLANTHAVYKNVVHDIYGVEEAIQELEEIMKKKPRFNKYIVVFVYGLATASVGPFAFQARPIDMPIIFFNGCLLAVMQHVIAPRSVLYSNVFEVTGSVLTSFLARAFGSIRHNSEFLFCFSAISQSSIALILPGFLVLCSSLELQSHQIAAGSIRMVYAIIYSLFLGYGITVGTTIYGLIDPAATSETQCSKTGAFKNPYVQRFPFVALMVVWMVIINQGRFKQIPPMLVIAVAGYVTNYFCTETLGSNSQVANTVGAFTIGVCGNLYSRLWHGHAATAILPGIFVLVPSGLAATGSLISGVRSADQIRSSVGQKGGGGTGGSGDTSVTNLGFGMIQVAIGITIGLFLAALIVYPYGKRRSGLFSF from the coding sequence ATGTCCGACCGAGAAGGCAGCGCAGGCTCCCTCCTCACCTACCGCAGCCAGCCCAGCTCGGAGGGCAGCCcccgcggaggcgacgacaACATCCCCCGCGAACAAGGGATGCCAAAACAAGAACTCCGCCAAGACGAAAcacaacgacaacgacatcCAGAACCAGAACAAGGAGAACCATCATCACGTCCTACCCCTCCCAGCCCCAAACCAGAACAGCAGCGGACACGAACACCAAGTCCCCAATTTCAAGAATCATACTCCCCTATCCAAAGATCACCGCGTGGTCAGCGCGTCCGGTTTAAGTCTAATGCGGGATTCCAGCAGAATCCGCCGAGGAGTCCCTCGACTGAGGATGAACGCACGGAGGCCGAGAAGACGAAAAGGAACGAACAGCCACATCGACCGTCGACGCCGTTCGAGCATGGATCTACAGATATTGCTGATATCCCGCTGAGCCAGCGGACGACGGAGGCTGAGGAACCGCAGCAGAAAGAAAGTGTTGAGAAGAAAGCGGAGCATGAGATCGAAAGCGAGGCAGAGGAGGCTGAGCAAAGCTTCAAGGATCGCGCTAAGGCTACGTATGAtgcgatgaagaggaaaactCTCAAGTTCCTGGCTATGCTGGGACGCGAGGAGCATGGCGGTGATGATTTGAGTCCAGGAGTTTATCACGCTGACTGGGGTGGCGGGGGTGATGTCCCCGTGTCAGACGTCACGGATGATAAACATAAATCTCacgaggagaaaaagaaacagcaTGCAAACGTGAATTCCGAAGCGCATCGACTCGTCCGAgaactcaaccaggaccaatCCGCGCATCGCCGCAACGCCCGCGGAAAGCCCTATCCACACCAAGGCTCAGAAATACAAGATACAGGATCAGGAATTGAGTCGGGCCTTCGCTACCGCTCCGGTGGCGGCGGCGTCCTCTCCCAACTAATGAAGCTCAACAACCCCCAACAAGACGGCGGAAGACCGGCAGGGAGGTCATCAAGCGAAGCATCAACGCCAGTAGCCTCCGGCACAACGACACCCCGCAAAGACCGACCAAAATGGTACAAAAAGCAACAAAACCTCTCCACAACAACTTTAGGGTCACAGGCAAGAAGCGGAGCCAGCACACCAGTCGGCAGCGAGTCTCTCTCCGCAGCCTCGAAACGCCAATCCAAACAACCAGACCACAAAAGACTAGAAGACGAGATCCGTGTCACAATCCACATTGCCGAGATCATCGCCCGCCAGAGATACATCATGCAGCTCTGCAGGGCACTCATGAAATTCGGCGCTCCGACACACCGTCTTGAAGAATACATGCAAATGACAGCGAAAGTCCTCGAAGTAGATAGCCAGTACCTATACCTACCGGGGTGCATGATAATGTCCTTCGACGATCCGTCGACGCGGACAACCGAGGTAAAACTCGTCCGTGTAGCACAGGGCATCGATCTAGGCCAACTAGCAAACACACACGCGGTGTACAAAAACGTCGTCCATGACATCTACGGCGTTGAAGAGGCAATACAGGAACTAGAAGAAATCATGAAAAAGAAACCCCGCTTCAACAAATAcatcgtcgtcttcgtctACGGCCTCGCAACAGCGTCAGTCGGCCCCTTTGCCTTCCAAGCCAGACCAATCGATATGCCCATCATCTTTTTCAACGGCTGTCTCCTAGCAGTCATGCAGCACGTCATCGCTCCCCGTTCAGTCCTCTACTCCAACGTCTTCGAAGTAACAGGTTCGGTACTTACATCCTTCCTCGCTCGCGCCTTCGGGTCCATCCGCCACAACTCCgaattcctcttctgcttctccgcCATCTCACAATCCTCCATCGCACTCATCCTCCCGGGtttcctcgtcctctgctCCTCCCTAGAACTTCAATCGCACCAAATCGCCGCCGGCTCCATCCGCATGGTCTACGCAATTATCTACTCCCTCTTCCTGGGCTATGGTATAACAGTCGGCACAACAATCTACGGGCTAATCGACCCCGCTGCGACATCTGAGACCCAATGCTCGAAAACAGGAGCCTTCAAGAACCCCTACGTCCAGCGATTCCCGTTCGTCGCGCTCATGGTCGTCTGGATGGTCATTATAAATCAGGGGCGGTTTAAGCAGATTCCCCCGATGCTGGTTATCGCGGTGGCCGGGTACGTGACGAATTACTTCTGCACAGAAACCCTCGGGTCAAATAGCCAGGTTGCAAATACAGTCGGTGCGTTTACAATAGGCGTCTGCGGAAATCTATACTCGCGTCTCTGGCACGGACACGCAGCAACAGCCATTCTGCCTGGCATATTCGTGTTAGTCCCGAGTGGTCTTGCGGCGACGGGGAGTTTGATCTCTGGCGTGCGTTCTGCGGATCAGATACGGTCGAGCGTGGGGCAGAAGGGGGGAGGTGGCACTGGAGGGTCGGGGGATACGAGTGTGACGAACTTGGGGTTTGGGATGATTCAGGTTGCGATTGGGATTACGATTGGGTTGTTTTTAGCGGCATTGATTGTTTATCCATatgggaagaggaggagtgGGTTGTTTAGTTTCTAG
- a CDS encoding uncharacterized protein (COG:G;~EggNog:ENOG410PG0X;~InterPro:IPR005829,IPR005828,IPR003663,IPR036259, IPR020846;~PFAM:PF00083,PF07690;~TransMembrane:7 (i7-28o55-75i87-106o112-132i144-162o174-196i266-288o);~go_component: GO:0016020 - membrane [Evidence IEA];~go_component: GO:0016021 - integral component of membrane [Evidence IEA];~go_function: GO:0022857 - transmembrane transporter activity [Evidence IEA];~go_process: GO:0055085 - transmembrane transport [Evidence IEA]), translated as MPKFNVFGTGVSLQVAIWIACSMAFMLFGYDQGVFSGIIENDNFLRTMGHPNDSLTGIIVSIYNLGCFAGCVVNFMTGDILGRRRSMWFAMTWVIIGATLQCSAYTVPHMMVGRFVTGIGTGIETSTVPMYQAELSEASKRGKLLCSEPMLVAVGIVISYFFDYGMSFVGGPIAWRLPVACQMIFAFIVIALVFGLPESPRFYYNVGRHEEALQILSDVHGLPKDDPQIQAEQAEIFEAMSMESMNGEFKWRHIFKRDKMSTGYRILLAYGMQFMNQMGGINLVVYYIPTVLNSNVGLSKNLS; from the exons atgCCAAAGTTCAATGTCTTTGGGACTGGAGTGTCCCTTCAAGTGGCCATTTGGATAGCCTGTTCGATGGCATTCATGCTTTTTG GCTATGACCAAGGCGTCTTCTCTGGAATTATAGAAAACGATAACTTCCTCCGTACAATGGGTCATCCGAACGACAGTCTGACGGGTATCATCGTCTCAATTTATAATCTGGGGTGCTTTGCCGGGTGTGTTGTGAACTTCATGACAGGGGATATACTAGGACGGCGACGCAGCATGTGGTTTGCAATGACTTGGGTTATT ATTGGTGCTACCCTGCAGTGCTCGGCGTATACAGTCCCACACATGATGGTTGGCCGATTTGTGACGGGGATTGGAACTGGGATCGAAACGTCAACGGTGCCCATGTATCAGGCGGAGCTGTCTGAGGCTAGTAAGCGAGGCAAACTGCTGTGCAGCGAGCCCATGCTTGTGGCTGTGGGAATTGTGATCAG TTACTTCTTTGATTATGGGATGAGCTTTGTTGGAGGGCCGATCGCGTGGCGACTGCCAGTTGCATGCCAGATGATATTTGCATTT ATTGTCATTGCACTTGTTTTCGGTCTTCCTGAATCACCGCGATTTTACTACAATGTGGGACGACATGAGGAGGCCCTGCAGATCCTCAGCGATGTCCATGGTTTGCCAAAAGACGACCCACAGATTCAAGCTGAGCAGGCAGAGATCTTTGAGGCAATGTCTATGGAGTCAATGAATGGAGAATTTAAGTGGAG GCATATTTTCAAGCGCGACAAAATGTCGACTGGTTACAGAAT TCTCCTTGCCTACGGAATGCAGTTTATGAACCAAATGGGAGGGATTAACCTTGTCGT ATACTATATCCCAACCGTCCTCAACTCCAACGTTGGCCTCAGCAAGAACCTCTCATAG
- a CDS encoding uncharacterized protein (COG:S;~EggNog:ENOG410PH9W;~InterPro:IPR021858;~PFAM:PF11951), protein MNASDEQELLATEHAGIPLETPRKRRRMTNPHRSLPSNDDRPPWLDLQSQPPFLPPADPLHSPAAGGWHADGFSPDPGFLASQEELRCILFSLAHSAIPTGATSPDALNLDRAGDTASSSSQPHRVYRESLRSCRRIEYLKNYVAEVAPWLDMFDSQCTFRHQLPALAQTFPALSYAILAISARQMERKQGIWDLVDSLELYQEAITLLSPVLQVRDPRIVAACVLLCCLEMMSARAQDWRRHLEGCAALFDAFRIHGFSNGLLRAVFWCYARMDLCGALISDGTQTTLLDPSKWLPSGKQYEDAYQLFHNDQSPDMHANYAVYLSVKVTELISDRTKFVELGEKNGCTPEQFSSRWITLWSDLQKWLAERPAELLPIQIVDHKPFPHILFIHWAAISSNQLYHTACILLLETMPKSIHLPRTSNLSLLWHARHIVGISLVNSHHGCLNNAIQPLWIAGRLFSHSSEHERIIQLIQDIEAETGWGTCWRIRDLELAWGYSPSRKPDMGGPFPNVAEGETNAV, encoded by the exons ATGAACGCCTCAGACGAGCAAGAACTACTAGCTACAGAACATGCCGGGATTCCCCTTGAGACCCCCCGGAAAAGACGGCGCATGACGAACCCACATAGATCACTTCCCTCGAATGATGACCGGCCAccctggcttgacctgcagTCGCAGCCGCCGTTCCTGCCGCCCGCAGATCCTCTTCACTCCCCGGCGGCCGGCGGCTGGCACGCAGACGGCTTCTCGCCGGATCCCGGGTTTCTTGCCTCGCAGGAAGAATTGCGCTGCATACTTTTCTCGCTAGCCCATTCCGCTATACCAACGGGGGCGACAAGTCCAGATGCTCTCAACCTTGATAGAGCGGGGGATACAGCGTCCTCTTCATCGCAGCCTCACCGCGTATACCGAGAGTCGCTTCGTTCCTGCAGGCGGATTGAATATCTGAAGAACTACGTAGCCGAGGTCGCACCATGG CTCGATATGTTCGATTCGCAGTGCACTTTCCGCCACCAGCTCCCTGCGCTGGCGCAGACTTTCCCTGCGCTCTCCTACGCTATCCTAGCTATCTCTGCTCGACAAATGGAGCGCAAACAGGGCATCTGGGATCTGGTGGACAGTCTCGAGCTATACCAAGAAGCCATCACGCTGCTGAGCCCGGTCCTTCAGGTGCGCGACCCACGAATCGTCGCGGCTTGTGTACTTCTTTGCTGCTTGGAAATGATGTCCGCGCGGGCCCAGGACTGGCGGCGCCATCTCGAAGGGTGTGCAGCTTTGTTCGATGCATTCAGAATCCATGGATTTAGCAATGGACTGTTACGGGCCGTGTTCTGGTGCTATGCTCGGATGG ATCTTTGCGGAGCTTTAATCTCAGATGGCACCCAAACCACACTTTTGGATCCTTCCAAGTGGTTGCCCTCAGGCAAGCAATACGAGGATGCATATCAGTTGTTTCACAATGACCAATCACCCGACATGCACGCCAATTACGCAGTGTATCTGTCGGTTAAAGTGACTGAACTCATCTCCGATCGCACGAAATTTGTTGAATTGGGCGAGAAAAACGGGTGTACTCCAGAGCAATTCTCGTCCCGGTGGATTACACTGTGGAGTGATTTGCAAAAATGGCTTGCTGAACGGCCTGCTGAGCTGCTGCCGATTCAGATTGTTGACCACAAGCCTTTCCCACATATCCTCTTCATTCACTGGGCTGCCATTTCCTCAAACCAGCTATACCACACGGCGTGCATCTTGTTGCTTGAAACGATGCCAAAGAGTATCCACCTGCCGCGAACGTCGAATCTGTCTCTATTATGGCACGCACGGCATATTGTCGGCATCTCGCTGGTCAATTCGCATCATGGGTGTTTGAACAATGCCATCCAACCACTGTGGATTGCGGGAAGGCTTTTCAGCCATTCGTCGGAGCACGAACGAATAATCCAACTAATTCAAGACATCGAAGCTGAGACGGGGTGGGGGACATGCTGGCGCATCCGTGACTTGGAACTGGCGTGGGGTTACAGCCCTAGTCGAAAACCGGACATGGGTGGTCCATTTCCCAACGTAGCCGAAGGGGAAACAAATGCCGTCTGA
- a CDS encoding uncharacterized protein (COG:S;~EggNog:ENOG410PUGN), translating to MHTVAAEELPAPSPAPAPMTDGKHNKFHFVNENPRMGSDAPADSPPSIAIMSADSSVDDMLPVRNGIGVTTKAQRGLDLDGNDGNDDISRGTPTSAAPWSDDNQESERHLQPAAVGLRSGDSPFSDQDEFAIHGLLTLGTSDIRHEVSTTISPPGIHSSTTLTTSFRHPLGIRNRAASGTNLSNPNGRNTTPASRAFSPTLADTDIVPTDSGLELLRHYRYNVAPWLDICDLSQPFGTTVPQMAMGSDCIHSAIMRLSVACVIRRAKDVPTIPANNAANQPCLYSTSTEEALYLVLEEVRSFVTNVSETWKHTDRGDLTLFHSLAKHAFDGNINSTIYWMFLRLDLGIALASSTPITVPLPMEAIPCLSVLSRSENTYDRVCNYTHTILWLCGKALALYHLDTIPQPSSASHDPVKDWLQTFEEVAHWYQLQPQEFRPVVEIDKDDANFNPDGEFPMLLFTNGAASLCNQIYHTAMLILLQCKPRTILLGKLHSLALSPLWHAQRICGIAINNDRRECWDPCLLASFLVAARHMTHEYQQREILQAYYRIHNITGWDIGEYLTQLREYWTFLEGN from the exons ATGCATACAGTGGCCGCGGAAGAGCTACCTGCGCCTTCGCCTGCGCCTGCACCTATGACCGATGGAAAACATAACAAGTTCCAC TTTGTCAATGAGAATCCACGCATGGGTAGCGATGCACCGGCGGACTCACCGCCCTCTATAGCAATCATGTCGGCTGATTCTTCTGTGGATGACATGCTGCCGGTGAGGAATGGTATTGGCGTTACAACTAAAGCGCAACGTGGGCTGGATTTGGATGGCAATGATGGCAATGATGACATATCTCGAGGGACCCCAACCTCTGCTGCCCCATGGAGTGACGACAATCAGGAATCTGAAAGGCATCTCCAGCCTGCTGCGGTTGGCCTGAGGAGTGGAGATTCTCCATTTAGTGACCAAGACGAGTTTGCCATTCACGGCCTACTCACTTTGGGAACAAGCGATATTCGGCATGAGGTTTCAACGACCATCTCTCCGCCTGGAATCCATTCCAGTACTACACTAACGACATCATTCCGACATCCGCTTGGGATCAGAAATCGTGCAGCCTCAGGGACAAATTTAAGTAATCCGAATGGGAGGAATACGACTCCTGCATCTAGGGCCTTTTCCCCCACGCTCGCTGATACCGATATTGTGCCTACAGACTCTGGGCTTGAGCTTTTGCGCCACTATCGCTATAACGTGGCTCCCTGG CTTGATATCTGTGATTTGAGTCAACCATTCGGGACTACTGTCCCCCAGATGGCAATGGGATCGGACTGCATCCACTCGGCAATAATGAGACTTTCAGTCGCATGCGTCATTAGACGAGCTAAAGATGTGCCTACTATCCCAGCTAATAATGCTGCAAATCAACCCTGTTTATATTCGACTTCAACGGAGGAAGCCCTGTACTTGGTGCTCGAGGAAGTACGATCTTTTGTCACGAATGTTTCGGAGACTTGGAAGCATACTGACAGGGGCGACCTGACTCTTTTCCATTCTCTTGCCAAACACGCCTTTGACGGCAATATCAACTCGACGATCTATTGGATGTTTTTACGCTTAG ACTTAGGCATCGCATTAGCCAGCAGTACCCCCATCACGGTTCCACTTCCTATGGAGGCAATTCCCTGTCTGTCTGTCCTTTCTCGTTCAGAGAACACATACGATAGAGTTTGCAATTATACGCATACTATCCTCTGGTTATGTGGGAAAGCTCTGGCACTGTATCATTTGGATACCATCCCGCAACCGTCGTCGGCCTCGCACGATCCAGTTAAAGACTGGCTGCAGACATTTGAAGAAGTTGCTCATTGGTACCAGTTGCAGCCACAGGAGTTTCGGCCAGTGGTGGAAATTGATAAAGATGATGCTAATTTCAACCCCGATGGCGAATTTCCAATGTTACTGTTTACCAATGGGGCGGCATCATTGTGTAATCAGATTTATCATACGGCAATGCTGATATTACTCCAGTGCAAACCGCGTACTATCCTTCTGGGCAAACTCCACTCCCTGGCTCTGTCACCCTTGTGGCACGCACAACGTATCTGCGGTATTGCCATCAACAATGATCGCCGTGAGTGTTGGGATCCTTGTCTTCTTGCATCATTTCTTGTCGCAGCAAGGCACATGACGCATGAATATCAACAGAGAGAAATTCTCCAAGCATACTATCGCATCCATAACATTACAGGCTGGGATATTGGTGAATACTTGACCCAACTGCGGGAATATTGGACGTTCTTGGAAGGCAATTGA
- a CDS encoding uncharacterized protein (COG:S;~EggNog:ENOG410PPPK;~TransMembrane:5 (o107-130i187-209o229-249i282-301o307-327i)) has product MASELSSLEAPPVIPKFIRAESDLTWHSSLSFPTPTDYFSSHVPPDHHVSLVRSHKKKYIKRNKPYRLVRQQQIKNSLLAGVGYLELANAGDFAANVWNQIPVPKHAMILMAIGGPIALSMTFFAVRDFYLSYQNVRLLRAEREDLVALRERLSTSPEEKDGELIQVLDSRLGVGIRELGTEMVDRIVMDVLMGLGALMVGVGTIMAIFGANPRVFMASNLLSGYVGNSMAAVFGLFNAIWSGVLVWRFQLHDRACQRCDDTSSYTLTLQQKQRLRKRFRRFQWHAIMNAVNGLVAGAASMVTATRWWGYVVLIPCIISLILCNYYWRYKLGYDRPIISSSSSTLKIDHVITGTLPPLLADLSYVSAVHDALAQSSPTTLPRTVVNLDSLESSVSFIAQNHMFESFCEWLLQEDQSVIAMLVGDAPSVDPQGQITLSPKHFVQGYGSSNEPDAELAELLLERARGFLKAVGRKVFSYRERYLLELLGYAVWREQTGSRS; this is encoded by the coding sequence ATGGCATCCGAATTATCCTCCCTCGAAGCCCCTCCTGTCATCCCCAAGTTTATCCGTGCCGAAAGCGACCTCACCTGGCACTCGTCCCTCTCCTTTCCGACCCCGACCGACTACTTTTCCAGCCATGTCCCTCCCGACCACCACGTTTCGCTCGTCCGATCACACAAGAAGAAATATATCAAGAGAAACAAACCGTACCGTCTCGTCCGCCAACAACAAATTAAAAACAGCCTTCTCGCCGGTGTCGGATACCTCGAGCTCGCCAACGCGGGTGATTTCGCTGCCAACGTCTGGAACCAGATCCCTGTTCCGAAACATGCGATGATACTCATGGCCATCGGGGGTCCGATCGCGCTGAGCATGACCTTCTTCGCGGTGCGGGATTTCTACCTGAGTTATCAGAATGTGCGGTTACTACGGGCGGAGAGGGAGGATTTGGTTGCTCTGCGGGAAAGACTATCGACGTCTccggaggaaaaggatgggGAGCTTATACAGGTCTTGGATAGTCGGTTGGGTGTGGGGATAAGAGAGTTGGGTACTGAGATGGTCGATCGGATAGTTATGGATGTGTTGATGGGCCTGGGTGCGTTGATGGTCGGCGTGGGTACGATCATGGCCATTTTCGGGGCCAATCCACGGGTCTTCATGGCAAGTAATCTGCTTTCGGGATACGTGGGTAATTCTATGGCTGCAGTTTTTGGACTGTTCAATGCTATATGGTCGGGGGTTCTGGTATGGCGGTTTCAGCTTCACGACAGGGCGTGCCAGCGGTGCGACGATACGAGCAGTTACACGCTTACCCTTCAACAGAAGCAACGACTGCGGAAGCGCTTTCGTCGGTTTCAATGGCATGCCATTATGAACGCTGTAAATGGCCTGGTCGCTGGCGCAGCGTCAATGGTTACTGCAACGCGGTGGTGGGGATACGTCGTTCTGATACCGTGCATCATCTCTCTCATCCTCTGCAATTACTACTGGCGCTACAAGCTTGGTTACGACAGGCCTATAAtctcctcgtcgtcgtcgacTCTGAAAATCGACCACGTCATCACTGGTACCTTGCCTCCTTTGCTGGCCGATCTGTCCTACGTCTCCGCCGTTCACGACGCCCTCGCCCAGTCGTCACCTACGACCCTACCCAGAACCGTGGTAAACCTCGACTCTCTCGAGTCCTCGGTCTCCTTCATCGCGCAAAACCACATGTTCGAGTCATTCTGTGAATGGCTCTTGCAAGAGGACCAATCGGTTATCGCCATGTTGGTCGGAGACGCACCCTCAGTCGACCCACAAGGCCAGATAACGCTTTCGCCAAAGCACTTTGTCCAGGGATACGGTTCCTCGAACGAACCGGACGCTGAGCTTGCGGAGTTACTACTGGAACGGGCAAGGGGATTCTTAAAGGCCGTTGGGAGAAAGGTCTTCTCGTACCGCGAGCGGTATTTGCTTGAACTACTTGGATATGCGGTTTGGCGGGAACAAACTGGGTCTCGTTCATAA
- a CDS encoding NAD(P)-dependent alcohol dehydrogenase (COG:Q;~EggNog:ENOG410PJR0;~InterPro:IPR013154,IPR013149,IPR002328,IPR036291, IPR011032,IPR020843;~PFAM:PF00107,PF08240;~go_function: GO:0008270 - zinc ion binding [Evidence IEA];~go_function: GO:0016491 - oxidoreductase activity [Evidence IEA];~go_process: GO:0055114 - oxidation-reduction process [Evidence IEA]): MAPSEIVNEAPLAAPHGHTLKKKAHRTLIKPLLPNPSLQATADQTLKQVEAPVFAPQEGEVLLQIKATGICGSDIHFWKTGRIGSLVFEGDCILGHEAAGVVLGCGSGVTNIKPGDRVAVEPGVPCGNCFLCRDGRYNLCDYVQFAGVYPYDGTMQRYKIHPAKWVHKLPDNVSYAEGAMLEPLSVAMHGIRTAELTLGRGVVVCGAGPIGLITLAAARASGAHPVVVTDLEPRRLAFAKEFVPSCITYQVDPSLDAQGNAARIRDLFGEEEYYAPETVLECTGVESSVCTAAYTARRGGSVVVIGVGKAIMNNLPFMHMSLAEINLKFINRYHDTWAPGIACLSGGILDLRKLVSHVFPLERAVDALHFCSDTRNGSIKVLVVDETEATL, translated from the exons ATGGCCCCGTCAGAGATCGTGAATGAAGCGCCTCTTGCTGCTCCCCATGGCCATACCCTCAAAAAAAAGGCACATAGAACCTTAATAAAGCCGCTGCTACCCAATCCTTCTCTGCAAGCGACGGCAGACCAGACACTTAAGCAAGTGGAGGCGCCCGTGTTTGCTCCCCAGGAAGGAGAAGTGCTGCTTCAAATCAAGGCAACTGGTATCTGTGG GTCCGATATTCATTTCTGGAAGACGGGACGCATCGGATCCCTCGTATTCGAAGGCGATTGTATACTAGGCCATGAAGCAGCGGGTGTTGTGCTGGGGTGTGGCTCAGGAGTGACAAATATCAAGCCTG GTGACAGGGTAGCTGTCGAACCAGGTGTTCCCTGTGGAAACTGCTTTCTTTGTCGCGATGGTCGCTACAATCTCTGCGATTATGTGCAGTTTGCTGGAGTCTACCCTTATGATGGAACTATGCAGCGGTACAAGATCCATCCGGCAAAATGGGTCCACAA GCTTCCAGATAACGTCAGCTACGCTGAAGGTGCCATGCTAGAGCCCCTTTCTGTCGCAATGCATGGTATTCGTACCGCTGAACTCACTCTCGGACGCGGTGTGGTCGTCTGTGGTGCAGGACCTATTGGATTGATAACATTGGCCGCAGCCCGTGCGTCAGGCGCTCATCCCGTTGTGGTAACAGACCTCGAGCCGCGCCGACTTGCATTTGCGAAGGAGTTCGTGCCCAGCTGCATAACATACCAGGTCGATCCGTCGTTAGATGCACAAGGAAACGCCGCCAGAATTCGAGATCTATTTGGTGAAGAGGAATATTACGCGCCTGAGACGGTGTTGGAATGCACCGGGGTCGAGAGCAGCGTATGTACCGCCGCGTATACTGCTCGGAGGGGGGGATCAGTTGTGGTCATCGGAGTGGGCAAAGCGATTATGAACAACCTGCCGTTCATGCACATGTCATTGGCAGAG ATCAATTTAAAATTCATTAACCGGTACCATGACACATGGGCCCCAGGAATTGCATGCTTGAGTGGAGGGATTTTAGACTTGAGAAAACTAGTATCACATGTGTTCCCACTGGAGAGGGCTGTGGATGCACTCCATTTCTGTTCAGACACTCGTAATGGCAGTATCAAGGTGTTGGTTGTGGACGAAACGGAGGCGACATTGTAG
- a CDS encoding uncharacterized protein (SECRETED:SignalP(1-17)), with translation MKIAAFTLLAVLSTAFALTPEPPRHDPLGESPEVGPVVLGPGPVIPGDTEAFERD, from the exons ATGAAAATTGCGGCTTTCACGCTTCTTGCTGTCTTGAGCACGGCCTTTGCTCTGACTCCTGAGCCA CCTCGTCACGACCCCCTGGGTGAATCACCCGAAGTTGGGCCGGTTGTTCTAGGACCGGGACCGGTTATACCGGGAGACACGGAGGCATTTGAGAGAGACTAA